The following coding sequences are from one Candidatus Borkfalkia ceftriaxoniphila window:
- a CDS encoding sensor histidine kinase — protein MSKAIAMQTSACYNVKKYYGRILPFALKRKRRYLIDMFFTFVYDYIFILQIAAVSLSLLIVFYPFQKTFRSIAFAAAQFAALFALGTVLNWGLFELSSVWTFLGGINFHISWLLVIIIYLLFNRVYIMSRMIMGAVLYTSVIAVTDLGRLVMNVLPVGTDWSFVNILFYLLIIGFSLLIRRYTLTRYSDIPVFSVAMIMLGAICSSSLIIGKTILNVKIGGISQDTFFIFTLAVIYILIVSSYMIIYFHCKGRKEVIELQVKNKLLEADKQMLAVSEQAISEMRQIKHDIKNQLKVIELMLEQKQYGALGRYFSSMNESFLKESGSSFIDCGNEFINSVINMEILKANNYGIQLVTRINVPSELPFEKSDLCRILVNLLDNAIEGVLRADSKDYLVDCKIARQAGFLYVSVQNHIRDDYDRDRLLEMNTEKEDADNHGFGHRIVKRIVEKYNGIVKYKVEDNEFIAEMMLDFTSMEVK, from the coding sequence TTGTCAAAAGCCATTGCAATGCAAACATCAGCGTGTTATAATGTAAAAAAATACTACGGCAGGATCCTGCCGTTTGCGCTTAAGCGCAAACGGAGATATTTAATCGATATGTTTTTTACTTTTGTATATGATTACATTTTTATTTTACAAATTGCAGCGGTGAGCCTCTCGCTTTTGATCGTATTTTATCCGTTTCAAAAGACGTTTCGCTCGATCGCGTTTGCGGCAGCGCAATTTGCCGCTCTGTTTGCACTCGGAACAGTATTAAATTGGGGACTGTTTGAACTATCTTCGGTTTGGACATTTCTTGGCGGGATCAATTTCCATATTTCTTGGCTGTTGGTAATCATTATTTACTTATTATTCAATCGCGTATATATAATGAGCCGTATGATCATGGGCGCTGTCCTTTATACGTCGGTGATTGCCGTTACCGATTTGGGAAGACTCGTTATGAATGTTTTACCCGTGGGCACGGACTGGTCGTTCGTAAATATTCTTTTTTATCTGTTGATCATAGGATTCAGTTTGCTTATCCGCCGTTATACGCTTACGCGATATAGTGACATTCCGGTGTTTTCCGTGGCAATGATCATGCTCGGCGCTATTTGTTCTTCGTCGCTCATCATTGGAAAAACGATTTTAAATGTAAAGATCGGAGGCATCAGTCAAGACACTTTCTTTATATTTACGCTCGCCGTAATTTATATTTTGATTGTTTCAAGTTATATGATCATATACTTTCATTGCAAGGGTAGAAAAGAAGTCATTGAATTACAGGTCAAAAATAAATTGTTGGAGGCAGATAAACAGATGCTGGCGGTTTCTGAACAGGCAATTTCGGAGATGCGGCAGATAAAGCATGATATTAAGAATCAACTTAAAGTGATTGAACTGATGCTCGAACAAAAGCAGTACGGTGCGCTTGGACGGTATTTTTCATCTATGAACGAAAGTTTTTTGAAAGAAAGCGGCAGTTCGTTCATCGATTGCGGAAACGAGTTTATTAATTCCGTCATCAATATGGAAATTCTCAAAGCGAACAATTATGGCATTCAACTTGTAACGAGAATCAATGTTCCTTCGGAACTTCCGTTTGAAAAGAGCGACCTTTGCAGAATTCTGGTGAATTTGTTGGATAACGCTATAGAAGGGGTATTGCGGGCAGATAGCAAAGATTACCTCGTGGATTGCAAGATTGCTCGGCAGGCCGGTTTCTTATATGTCAGCGTTCAGAACCACATCAGGGACGACTACGACAGGGACCGTCTTCTTGAAATGAATACTGAAAAAGAGGATGCCGATAATCACGGGTTCGGACACAGGATCGTAAAAAGAATTGTGGAAAAATATAACGGCATCGTAAAATATAAAGTTGAGGATAACGAGTTTATCGCAGAAATGATGCTTGATTTCACAAGTATGGAGGTTAAATAA
- a CDS encoding ABC transporter ATP-binding protein/permease, with amino-acid sequence MLELKDIKKTYQSKRVEVEALKGITLTLPERGMVFIVGKSGSGKSTLLNILGGLDVPTAGELLIDGKSTKAFKAGDYDRYRNEYVGFVFQEYNLIEGLNVIENVSMALDLQGEKDYGAVERELARVELSGFEKRNVSTLSGGQKQRVAIARALVKQPKILIADEPTGALDSETGESLFRLLKDIARDRLIVVVSHDLEFARQYADRIIELKDGKVIADQESRAPMSSVKAIKKDVRVKRRGLNLARVFCLALKGMKKNPVRCAISLVLCAFSFILLGISFLSSQYDVNETMAYSLEKYDPEVLLSRNSLYTYSEMQQLRGTYPGLEFNAVFGVDGTETGRIVVTKENEPDLYSAYASQNRQGYLTEFSTIICNGYELVEGRLPEKNDEVAIPLGMFYAMTEYGGENLDWGIVKNFDDILGKYFRAPYLQIVGIVDTKIDAKFDILKDYTYQEIMEIEREKDSTGLRSLFDLYCIYMEDSTRSCGFVKEGFLPEQLSFVNPGLSTRDGYGLAYQTVYDTREFDYIAGFSDLADNDKINLYLKGNKQDIGKDEIVLPWALLDHIRPGISSEVQGKLDSVVDDYVEETVGKHYEDPAFCQRFDTEHASTQDVKIQYAAAICNYDEYYYENPFGKSGYELSLPLREKIFDRTEISLQLKNISPTGETGYTKKVVGFFHDTPETVRLYSNRHDNYAVLADNDILSVYEAKKTANIYCLSVNVTSGNSGEAFVSKYKSRPNSESDDPFITGFFRGEVTKDVQLVDEHFYYFKTMGLLFGGVLAGVSVLMMFNFISSNVRDRKREIGILRALGTTAGGVCKIFALEALILSTVTAILASILSYITIIQLNSIFIAEVITPIEPLRFTGWFILLLLGVSLLISLVSSIVPLCRIIRMQPVDAIRE; translated from the coding sequence ATGCTCGAATTAAAAGACATTAAAAAAACGTACCAAAGCAAAAGGGTTGAGGTAGAGGCGTTAAAAGGCATCACCTTGACCCTCCCCGAAAGGGGCATGGTTTTTATCGTCGGCAAATCGGGAAGCGGGAAGAGCACGCTGCTCAACATTTTGGGCGGCTTGGACGTTCCCACCGCGGGCGAGTTGTTGATCGACGGAAAATCGACAAAAGCTTTTAAGGCGGGGGATTACGACCGTTACCGTAATGAATATGTCGGCTTTGTATTTCAGGAATACAATTTAATTGAAGGATTGAATGTAATAGAAAACGTGAGTATGGCGCTCGATTTGCAGGGTGAAAAAGACTACGGCGCGGTGGAGCGCGAGCTTGCGCGCGTGGAATTGAGCGGCTTTGAAAAGCGGAACGTTTCCACATTGTCGGGCGGGCAGAAACAGCGGGTGGCGATCGCGCGCGCGCTCGTAAAACAGCCGAAAATTTTAATTGCCGACGAGCCGACCGGTGCATTGGACAGCGAAACGGGAGAAAGCCTGTTCAGATTGCTCAAAGATATAGCCCGCGACCGATTGATCGTTGTAGTTTCGCATGACCTGGAATTTGCAAGACAATATGCCGACCGAATTATCGAATTAAAGGATGGAAAAGTAATCGCCGATCAAGAATCGAGAGCGCCTATGTCTTCGGTTAAGGCGATAAAAAAAGATGTTAGAGTGAAACGACGCGGATTAAACCTCGCCAGAGTATTTTGTCTCGCGTTAAAGGGTATGAAAAAAAATCCTGTGCGTTGCGCCATCTCGCTTGTTTTATGTGCGTTTTCATTTATTTTGCTGGGCATCAGCTTTTTGTCCTCGCAGTATGACGTGAACGAAACGATGGCTTATTCCCTGGAAAAATACGATCCCGAGGTGTTACTAAGTAGAAATAGCTTGTACACTTATAGCGAAATGCAGCAACTCCGCGGAACGTATCCCGGTCTTGAATTTAACGCGGTTTTCGGCGTCGACGGTACGGAAACAGGAAGAATCGTCGTAACCAAAGAAAATGAACCAGATTTATATTCTGCTTATGCTTCTCAAAATCGTCAGGGGTATTTAACGGAATTTTCCACTATTATATGTAACGGCTACGAGCTGGTCGAAGGGCGGCTGCCCGAAAAAAACGACGAGGTCGCCATTCCCCTGGGAATGTTTTATGCGATGACAGAGTACGGCGGCGAAAATCTGGACTGGGGGATCGTTAAGAATTTCGACGATATTTTGGGCAAATACTTTCGCGCCCCTTATTTACAGATCGTCGGCATCGTAGATACTAAAATCGATGCGAAATTTGATATTTTAAAAGATTATACTTATCAAGAAATCATGGAGATCGAAAGGGAAAAAGATAGTACAGGATTGAGAAGTTTGTTTGATTTATACTGTATCTATATGGAAGACAGTACACGCAGCTGTGGGTTTGTAAAGGAGGGTTTTTTACCTGAACAATTGAGCTTTGTGAATCCGGGGCTTAGCACTCGCGATGGTTACGGGCTTGCCTATCAAACGGTTTATGACACTAGGGAGTTCGATTATATAGCCGGTTTTTCCGATTTGGCGGATAACGATAAAATAAATTTATATTTAAAAGGGAATAAACAAGATATCGGCAAGGATGAGATCGTGCTTCCCTGGGCGCTGTTGGATCATATACGACCGGGTATTTCATCAGAAGTTCAGGGGAAATTAGATTCGGTCGTTGATGATTATGTGGAAGAAACTGTCGGTAAACATTATGAAGATCCTGCGTTTTGTCAACGATTTGATACCGAGCATGCTTCAACGCAGGATGTGAAGATACAATATGCTGCAGCAATTTGCAATTACGATGAATATTATTATGAAAATCCGTTTGGCAAATCTGGATATGAATTGTCACTGCCCCTACGGGAAAAAATTTTTGATCGGACAGAAATATCCTTGCAGCTCAAGAACATTTCGCCGACAGGAGAGACGGGATACACCAAAAAAGTAGTTGGGTTTTTTCATGATACTCCTGAAACAGTCAGGCTTTATTCAAATCGCCATGATAACTATGCTGTTCTTGCTGATAATGATATTTTAAGTGTATACGAAGCGAAAAAGACTGCCAATATCTATTGTCTCAGTGTGAACGTCACAAGCGGAAACAGCGGAGAAGCGTTTGTGTCAAAGTATAAGAGTCGGCCGAATAGCGAATCGGATGATCCTTTTATTACGGGATTTTTTAGAGGTGAAGTCACAAAAGATGTGCAGCTTGTCGACGAACATTTTTATTATTTCAAAACGATGGGTTTACTGTTCGGCGGCGTTTTGGCTGGAGTGTCTGTCCTGATGATGTTCAACTTTATAAGCAGCAACGTCAGGGATAGAAAGCGGGAGATTGGCATTTTGCGCGCGCTGGGAACTACTGCCGGCGGAGTCTGTAAAATTTTCGCCCTTGAAGCGCTTATCTTATCGACAGTGACGGCGATCTTAGCGAGTATCTTATCTTATATCACGATTATACAATTAAATAGTATTTTTATCGCCGAAGTTATTACTCCGATCGAACCGTTACGATTTACCGGTTGGTTTATCTTATTATTGCTCGGGGTAAGTTTATTGATTTCTTTGGTTTCATCGATCGTTCCGCTTTGTAGGATTATACGTATGCAACCGGTAGACGCAATCAGGGAATAA
- a CDS encoding GH36-type glycosyl hydrolase domain-containing protein, giving the protein MKYEFNTQKGVFTLYDPETGKDWSNHFFNDLSWIMSVTHFGATYSRYVDKNSVQVTLNCPLSSFLYLRDAETKKYWNIAGYPSLQKIRKYRCEHGQNYTKISSGFQNIEAAITYAVAPHDTREIWRVDVVNTSKRERTIDVFAVTAFDLNGYAQPVYYSAVTTSATEFIEEANAVFNKNLNPYRPHERSSGYIMSSEPVFAYEGNYEKFIGTMGTQTKPLVLERGWDCGNSTATVRQRGGILQNRLHLLPGESKTVYYVLGLIDSEEELISRTHELVSACRGIIDDAMTSENRFGKLRTQCPDPQFNHIYNFWAEKQVSFCMLGKKAVRDNAQLGMAMLNFNIDLAKKTIDECVAHQYSDGHAVLTWYPYLEPNIYSDPSVWLIFAVCAYVKETGDLGYLEKSVPYLDGGEDSVYGHLQRAVKWFRDPQNLGPHKFPRIHHADWNDALNIPDEQAESVMMAMLIGKAYDDMVRLSCAISDFSYAEELSHAKQALVELVNQVAYNGEYYVRAFSKFGIVGDKTCENGGKIYVNPQSWAILADMCPEDRKQSVLKAIDAMETEDGLPMCTPSYATYDESVGRMSGMLPGVYENGGIYNHAGCFKVMADCKAGRGEQAVATLKKIIPGGIRNDSYLTTAEPYVFTNCYLKHPSVDMKVGFSWQTGTSAWGLMAYYEGILGIHPDYDGLVIRPCLPATWKNVEAYREFRGNRLRFRYKNRGGYKVRLKIDGNSVDGTKVPLFADNEEHTITVELY; this is encoded by the coding sequence ATGAAATACGAATTTAATACGCAAAAAGGCGTTTTCACGCTGTACGATCCTGAAACGGGAAAAGATTGGAGCAACCATTTTTTTAATGATTTGAGTTGGATTATGAGTGTGACTCATTTCGGGGCAACCTATTCCAGATATGTGGACAAAAATTCCGTGCAGGTTACGCTGAATTGTCCGCTTTCTTCATTCTTATATCTTCGCGATGCGGAAACGAAAAAATATTGGAATATCGCGGGTTATCCATCCTTACAGAAAATTCGCAAATACCGTTGCGAACACGGGCAGAACTATACGAAAATTTCCTCGGGATTTCAAAATATAGAAGCGGCAATCACATACGCCGTTGCACCTCACGATACGAGGGAGATATGGCGGGTGGATGTCGTGAATACGTCAAAACGGGAAAGGACGATCGATGTTTTTGCCGTGACCGCATTTGATCTGAACGGTTATGCGCAACCCGTATATTATAGTGCCGTAACAACTTCAGCCACAGAGTTTATTGAAGAGGCAAATGCGGTCTTTAATAAAAATCTGAATCCGTACCGTCCTCATGAACGGTCGTCAGGATATATTATGTCCAGTGAACCCGTATTTGCATATGAGGGTAATTATGAAAAATTTATCGGTACGATGGGAACGCAGACCAAACCGCTCGTGTTAGAACGAGGATGGGATTGCGGCAATTCTACCGCAACGGTCCGTCAACGCGGCGGAATATTACAAAATCGCTTGCATTTGCTGCCGGGAGAAAGTAAAACCGTTTATTACGTACTGGGTTTGATCGATTCGGAAGAAGAACTGATTTCGCGTACGCACGAGTTGGTTTCCGCCTGTCGTGGAATTATTGACGATGCGATGACGTCGGAAAATCGTTTCGGCAAACTGCGTACCCAATGTCCTGATCCGCAATTTAATCATATATATAATTTTTGGGCGGAAAAGCAAGTATCCTTTTGCATGCTCGGTAAAAAAGCCGTACGCGACAACGCGCAGTTGGGGATGGCTATGCTTAATTTTAATATCGATCTCGCAAAAAAGACGATCGACGAATGTGTTGCCCATCAATATTCCGACGGGCATGCCGTGTTGACTTGGTATCCCTATTTGGAACCTAATATTTATTCGGATCCTTCTGTCTGGTTGATTTTCGCAGTCTGCGCGTATGTAAAAGAGACGGGAGATCTCGGCTATTTGGAAAAGTCGGTACCTTATCTTGACGGCGGCGAAGACAGCGTGTACGGACATCTTCAACGCGCTGTCAAGTGGTTTCGGGATCCGCAAAATTTAGGGCCGCATAAGTTTCCCCGAATTCATCATGCGGACTGGAATGACGCGCTCAATATACCCGACGAGCAAGCCGAGTCGGTCATGATGGCTATGCTTATCGGAAAAGCATATGACGATATGGTACGGCTTTCCTGTGCAATATCAGATTTTTCTTATGCGGAAGAATTATCTCATGCAAAACAGGCGCTTGTCGAATTGGTCAATCAAGTAGCTTATAACGGAGAATATTACGTAAGAGCCTTTTCTAAATTCGGGATCGTTGGAGATAAAACCTGTGAAAACGGCGGAAAAATTTATGTGAATCCGCAAAGTTGGGCAATACTTGCGGATATGTGTCCGGAGGATAGAAAACAAAGCGTGCTGAAAGCGATCGATGCAATGGAAACGGAGGACGGGCTTCCTATGTGTACTCCAAGTTACGCAACTTATGACGAAAGCGTCGGACGTATGAGTGGCATGCTGCCCGGCGTCTACGAGAACGGAGGGATATATAACCACGCGGGCTGTTTTAAGGTCATGGCGGACTGTAAAGCGGGACGCGGCGAACAGGCGGTTGCAACTCTTAAAAAAATTATTCCCGGAGGGATTCGGAACGACAGCTATCTAACGACGGCTGAACCATATGTTTTTACCAACTGTTATTTAAAGCATCCGTCGGTAGATATGAAAGTTGGTTTTTCTTGGCAAACGGGTACTTCTGCGTGGGGACTGATGGCATATTATGAAGGAATATTGGGGATTCATCCCGATTATGACGGATTAGTTATACGGCCTTGCTTGCCTGCGACGTGGAAAAATGTGGAGGCGTATCGCGAATTTCGAGGGAATCGGTTACGTTTTCGGTATAAAAACAGGGGCGGTTACAAAGTGCGGTTAAAAATCGACGGGAATTCGGTCGACGGCACAAAGGTTCCGTTATTTGCAGACAATGAAGAACATACGATAACGGTCGAGCTATATTGA
- a CDS encoding family 78 glycoside hydrolase catalytic domain → MKYIYPTRIVAQGENTNHSYVLMNESILQIGLSEAKIFSMIGKTYIILDFGKELSGGIRLLTYHADGNKKIRLRFGESVSETCAELGEKNAGNDHSNRDFVVELQSFSDMNFGNTGFRFLRIDTLSESVSIKFKSIVAYLDMDEREEVGFFECNDPLVNRIWTTAAYTLRLCLHNGFLWDGIKRDRLVWIGDLYPEMKSAHCLYQKVPEVENSLRYIREQTPLPEWMNGIPMYSFWWLIILCDHYFRNGDKNFVYENIDYIKALVKQIYAFVREDGHTEFCYNFVDWPSHYNEGDGEIKKHEELAGVNYLLRIALEKTAQLLREFGEDNRICNDVLRKLKRASFLLQSSKSMAALGIISGEKSVNLENILIDGQVKGLSTFMSYQILTAMGQLKAYDQALSSLNLYYGEMLRLGATTFWENFDFEDAKNSTGIDCLPEGNSFDIHGDGGEHCYRGFRHSLCHGWSSGVIAYLSETVLGIRVLASRKKVSVDPHLNGLNWVRGACPTPYGPIYVEHQYNDSGKVVTQITAPHNKKDYILEKV, encoded by the coding sequence ATGAAATATATTTATCCTACAAGAATTGTTGCACAGGGAGAAAATACAAATCATTCCTATGTACTTATGAACGAAAGTATTTTGCAAATCGGATTATCCGAGGCAAAGATATTTTCGATGATCGGAAAAACTTATATCATTCTCGATTTCGGTAAAGAATTGTCGGGCGGTATCAGGCTTTTAACTTATCATGCGGACGGGAATAAAAAAATCCGTTTGCGGTTCGGCGAATCCGTTTCGGAAACCTGTGCGGAACTTGGTGAAAAGAATGCGGGAAATGATCATTCCAATCGGGATTTCGTCGTGGAATTACAGAGTTTTTCCGATATGAATTTCGGGAATACGGGTTTTCGTTTTTTGCGTATCGATACATTGAGTGAGAGTGTTTCAATTAAATTTAAAAGTATCGTTGCATATTTGGATATGGATGAACGGGAAGAAGTAGGTTTTTTCGAATGCAACGATCCGTTAGTCAATCGGATTTGGACTACTGCGGCGTATACGCTTCGGTTATGCTTGCATAACGGTTTTTTATGGGACGGTATAAAACGCGATCGACTCGTATGGATCGGCGATTTATATCCGGAAATGAAAAGTGCGCATTGCCTTTATCAAAAGGTGCCTGAAGTAGAAAATTCGCTTCGATACATAAGAGAACAAACACCTTTGCCCGAGTGGATGAACGGAATTCCAATGTATTCCTTTTGGTGGTTGATCATTCTTTGTGATCATTATTTCCGCAACGGCGACAAAAATTTCGTTTACGAAAATATTGATTATATAAAAGCGCTCGTGAAACAAATCTACGCATTCGTTCGGGAAGACGGGCATACGGAGTTTTGTTATAATTTTGTTGACTGGCCGTCTCACTATAACGAAGGTGACGGTGAAATAAAAAAGCATGAAGAGCTTGCCGGTGTCAATTATTTGCTGCGCATAGCCTTGGAAAAGACTGCGCAATTACTGCGTGAATTCGGTGAAGATAATAGAATTTGTAATGATGTTCTTCGTAAATTAAAAAGAGCTTCATTTTTGCTTCAATCTTCTAAATCCATGGCTGCATTAGGCATCATTTCGGGGGAAAAATCTGTAAACTTAGAAAATATATTGATAGATGGTCAAGTAAAAGGATTGTCTACGTTCATGTCGTATCAAATTTTGACGGCAATGGGGCAACTAAAAGCATATGATCAAGCACTTTCTTCCCTGAATTTATATTATGGTGAAATGCTTCGTCTCGGGGCTACGACCTTTTGGGAGAATTTTGATTTCGAGGACGCAAAAAATTCGACTGGAATCGATTGCTTGCCGGAAGGAAATAGCTTTGATATCCATGGCGATGGCGGAGAACATTGCTATCGGGGCTTCCGCCATAGTCTATGTCATGGCTGGTCAAGCGGAGTGATTGCATACCTTTCCGAAACTGTTTTAGGGATTCGAGTACTCGCTTCTCGCAAAAAAGTATCGGTCGATCCGCATTTGAATGGATTAAATTGGGTAAGAGGCGCCTGTCCTACGCCGTATGGTCCGATCTATGTGGAACATCAATATAATGATTCAGGCAAAGTAGTCACCCAAATAACAGCTCCACATAATAAAAAAGATTATATCTTGGAAAAAGTTTGA
- a CDS encoding family 43 glycosylhydrolase, whose translation MKYQAFNPFLPSWEYIPDGEPHIFGNRVYLYGSHDKFNGNSFCKNDYVCWSAPVDDLSDWKYEGVIWSKKQDPRKKGNMYAPDVCRSPDGKFYLYYAFAPGITRKSWSIRVAVADSPVGPFRYHGEVDLYPWIKEYLPFDPAVYVEDGRVWLYYGSGMFFPVLGISKRNIKGGAVIELDPRDMKTPIRSPKLTVTSNKSSKLAEHAFFEASSVRKIKDKYYFIYSSRLGHELCYATSDKPDGDWKYGGTIVSNGDIGLKNHKNVLSASNHMGNIHGSLLEINNTCFIFYHRHTNRACFSRQACAEEIQIEKDGSIQQVEMTSCGLNGKPLEGRGTYEARIACNLYSRNGVHFYRNIIKKKKGIYPYFTQTGTDRESDPDQYIANFCNGTTAGFKYFDLKGIDRISVTVKGNARGRFVVRIKEDDKPVCIIPVFATECLENFCGEWKGGNIVAALYFTYEGKGKCDFYAFTFG comes from the coding sequence ATGAAATACCAAGCGTTCAATCCGTTTCTTCCGAGTTGGGAATATATTCCGGACGGAGAGCCGCATATATTCGGAAACAGAGTGTATTTATATGGTTCTCACGACAAATTTAATGGCAACAGTTTTTGCAAAAACGATTATGTTTGTTGGTCGGCACCTGTCGATGATTTGTCTGATTGGAAATATGAAGGCGTTATTTGGAGTAAAAAGCAGGATCCTCGTAAAAAAGGGAATATGTATGCACCAGATGTATGCCGATCTCCGGATGGGAAGTTCTATCTCTATTATGCCTTTGCTCCCGGAATTACGCGCAAAAGTTGGTCAATCCGTGTAGCAGTTGCTGATTCCCCTGTGGGGCCATTCCGATACCACGGAGAAGTGGATCTGTATCCTTGGATAAAAGAATATCTCCCTTTTGACCCAGCCGTATACGTGGAGGATGGACGGGTATGGTTGTATTACGGGTCAGGAATGTTTTTTCCCGTGTTGGGTATATCGAAAAGGAACATTAAAGGCGGGGCAGTTATTGAACTCGATCCGAGAGACATGAAAACTCCAATCAGATCACCCAAATTAACTGTTACATCGAACAAAAGCAGTAAATTGGCAGAGCATGCTTTTTTTGAAGCGTCATCGGTCAGAAAGATAAAGGATAAATATTATTTTATATATTCTTCACGGCTCGGCCATGAATTGTGTTATGCAACGAGCGATAAGCCTGACGGCGACTGGAAATATGGAGGTACAATTGTCAGTAACGGAGACATAGGATTGAAAAACCATAAAAATGTATTGTCAGCCTCTAATCATATGGGTAATATTCATGGTAGTTTATTAGAAATTAACAATACATGCTTTATATTTTATCATCGCCATACTAACCGTGCATGTTTTTCGAGGCAAGCGTGTGCAGAAGAGATTCAAATCGAAAAGGACGGTTCGATTCAGCAGGTGGAAATGACAAGTTGTGGATTGAACGGAAAACCGCTCGAGGGGCGGGGAACATATGAGGCGCGGATTGCTTGTAATCTATATTCAAGAAACGGGGTTCATTTTTACCGCAATATTATTAAAAAGAAGAAAGGTATATATCCTTATTTTACACAGACAGGAACAGACAGAGAAAGCGACCCCGATCAATATATTGCTAATTTTTGCAACGGAACAACGGCTGGTTTTAAATATTTCGATTTAAAAGGCATCGATCGGATTTCCGTGACTGTCAAAGGAAATGCGCGCGGTAGATTTGTCGTTCGCATAAAAGAAGACGATAAACCCGTGTGTATAATTCCTGTTTTTGCAACAGAATGCCTCGAAAATTTTTGCGGGGAGTGGAAGGGCGGTAACATCGTTGCGGCGTTGTATTTTACTTATGAAGGCAAAGGGAAATGTGATTTTTACGCTTTTACATTCGGTTAG